One genomic segment of Chitinophaga sancti includes these proteins:
- a CDS encoding M2 family metallopeptidase: protein MNRITLVATGALLSFAACQSTGTNNHQLVQLQAQTYLDGYNKQFQDLIYKDNLAQWTLNTRIVKGDTVSQQLADAADKVLAEYTGSKANIDSAQKYLQLKEQLTPLQIRQFEVILFNAGNNPATAGDIVTRRISATNKQLSALYGFKFTLDGKPVTTGRIDEILESSNNLQERRKAWTASKEVGKTLKNGLDSLQFLRNASVTPLGYKDFFDYNAREYGMSEDEMIKLTRQFVTEIWPLYRELHTWARYTLAERYKQPVPDYIPADWLPNRWGQDWSSLVDVKGLSIDSILKVHGAEWMAHQSEDFYKSLGFDALPPVFWEKSSLYPVPADSPFTKNNHASAWHMDLDKDVRSLESITPTTDYWSTVLHEFGHIYYYMSYSRPEIPVILRGGANRGFHEAFGTMMGLASLQKPFLENLNLIPKNTTTNDTLKLLKEALSYVVSLPWSSGVMTEFEYNLYAKKLPKDQYNQAWWKLVKQFQGIVPPTERGEEYCDAATKTHINDDPAQYYDYSIASVLVFQFHAYIADNILHQDPHATNYWGNKAVGDFLKKVMSPGASIDWRQQLKDDLHTDMSAKPMVAYFSVLMDYLKKANAGKKYSLPAQPVFD from the coding sequence ATGAATCGTATCACCCTTGTCGCCACCGGCGCCCTGCTCTCTTTCGCAGCCTGCCAGTCCACCGGCACAAACAACCACCAGCTTGTCCAGCTACAAGCCCAGACCTACCTGGATGGCTACAACAAACAATTCCAGGACCTCATCTACAAAGACAACCTGGCCCAATGGACGCTGAATACCCGTATTGTAAAAGGAGATACCGTGAGCCAGCAGCTGGCTGATGCCGCCGATAAGGTGCTGGCTGAATATACCGGTAGCAAAGCAAACATTGACTCTGCTCAGAAATACCTGCAATTAAAAGAACAACTCACTCCCTTACAAATAAGGCAGTTCGAAGTCATCCTCTTCAACGCAGGCAATAACCCCGCTACCGCCGGCGATATCGTAACCCGCCGTATCAGCGCCACCAACAAACAATTATCTGCTCTCTATGGATTCAAGTTTACCCTCGATGGCAAACCCGTTACTACCGGACGTATCGATGAAATACTGGAATCTTCCAACAACCTGCAGGAGAGAAGAAAAGCATGGACCGCCAGCAAAGAAGTAGGTAAGACACTAAAAAACGGACTGGATTCCCTGCAGTTCCTGCGAAATGCTTCTGTTACTCCTTTGGGCTATAAAGACTTCTTCGACTATAACGCCCGCGAATATGGCATGAGCGAAGATGAAATGATCAAACTGACCCGCCAGTTTGTAACAGAAATATGGCCGTTGTATAGAGAACTGCATACCTGGGCACGTTATACCCTGGCTGAGAGATATAAACAACCCGTACCTGATTATATTCCCGCCGACTGGTTGCCTAACCGCTGGGGACAAGACTGGTCCTCCCTGGTGGATGTAAAAGGACTGAGTATCGATTCTATCCTCAAAGTACATGGTGCTGAATGGATGGCACATCAAAGTGAAGACTTTTACAAGAGCCTCGGTTTCGATGCACTGCCCCCTGTTTTCTGGGAAAAGAGTAGCCTGTACCCGGTACCTGCAGATAGTCCGTTCACCAAGAATAACCACGCCTCTGCATGGCATATGGACCTGGATAAAGATGTGCGTTCTTTAGAAAGCATTACCCCTACCACCGATTATTGGAGTACGGTGTTACATGAATTCGGACATATCTATTATTATATGTCTTACAGCCGTCCGGAGATCCCCGTAATTTTGCGTGGTGGCGCCAATAGGGGCTTTCATGAAGCCTTTGGTACCATGATGGGATTAGCCTCTTTACAAAAGCCTTTCCTTGAAAATCTGAATTTGATTCCTAAGAATACGACGACCAATGATACACTGAAATTGCTAAAAGAAGCATTGAGTTATGTAGTAAGTCTGCCATGGAGCAGTGGGGTGATGACGGAGTTTGAATATAATCTGTATGCAAAAAAACTCCCGAAAGATCAGTATAATCAGGCATGGTGGAAACTGGTAAAACAATTCCAGGGGATCGTACCACCTACGGAGAGAGGAGAGGAGTATTGTGATGCCGCGACCAAAACGCATATCAATGATGATCCCGCCCAGTATTACGATTACTCTATTGCGAGTGTGCTGGTATTCCAGTTTCATGCTTACATTGCTGATAATATCCTGCACCAGGATCCACATGCCACTAACTACTGGGGAAATAAAGCCGTGGGTGATTTCCTGAAAAAGGTGATGAGCCCTGGCGCCAGTATTGATTGGAGACAACAGCTGAAAGATGACCTGCATACTGATATGAGTGCGAAGCCAATGGTTGCTTATTTTAGTGTGTTGATGGATTATCTGAAGAAAGCGAATGCCGGTAAGAAATATTCATTGCCTGCGCAACCTGTTTTTGATTAA
- a CDS encoding YeiH family protein — translation MKTINKTFLDRTVSLTTREVIFLLAFVFCLTPLITPPVALLMGLIIAQFVGHPYLHLNHKATHLLLQISVVGLGFGMNVTSALHAGSQGLWFTVASIMGTLVFGTLLGKLLKIDKKIAYLISAGTAICGGSAIAAISPVIKAEEKQISVALGTIFILNSFALFLFPFVGHLLNLTQTQFGLWSAIAIHDTSSVVGAASKYGTTALQVATTVKLARALWIIPLSLLSSVDKKKVKVPLFIGFFIVAMVLNTYIPIVQEYGHYVVDIAKAGLTLTLFLIGCGLNAKVLRAVGIRPFVQGVVLWVLIAGAALWSIVSFV, via the coding sequence ATGAAAACAATTAACAAAACATTTTTAGACCGGACAGTTAGTCTTACAACAAGGGAAGTCATCTTTCTGCTGGCATTCGTATTTTGCCTTACACCGCTCATCACGCCGCCGGTGGCTTTATTGATGGGGTTAATCATTGCCCAGTTTGTCGGGCATCCATATTTACATTTAAATCATAAGGCGACCCATTTGTTATTGCAGATCTCAGTAGTAGGATTGGGATTTGGGATGAATGTAACGAGTGCGCTGCATGCGGGGAGTCAGGGGTTATGGTTTACCGTAGCGTCTATTATGGGTACATTGGTATTCGGAACGCTGCTTGGAAAATTGTTAAAAATTGATAAAAAGATAGCTTACCTGATATCTGCGGGTACGGCGATTTGCGGTGGGAGTGCGATAGCAGCGATTTCTCCTGTAATCAAAGCTGAAGAAAAACAGATATCCGTGGCACTGGGCACGATCTTTATCTTAAACTCTTTTGCGCTTTTTCTTTTTCCTTTTGTTGGCCATTTGTTAAATCTTACGCAGACACAGTTTGGGCTGTGGAGTGCGATTGCGATACATGATACCAGTTCTGTAGTAGGGGCTGCCAGTAAGTATGGAACAACCGCCCTGCAGGTGGCGACTACGGTGAAGCTGGCGAGGGCGTTATGGATCATTCCGCTTTCTCTGCTGAGTTCTGTTGATAAGAAGAAGGTAAAGGTGCCTTTATTTATAGGGTTCTTTATCGTGGCGATGGTGTTGAATACGTATATACCTATTGTACAGGAATATGGTCATTATGTGGTAGATATTGCTAAGGCAGGATTGACGCTGACATTGTTTCTGATCGGGTGTGGATTGAATGCAAAGGTGTTGAGGGCAGTGGGGATCAGGCCGTTTGTGCAGGGAGTTGTGTTGTGGGTGTTGATTGCAGGGGCGGCGTTGTGGTCAATTGTTAGTTTTGTTTAA